In the Geobacter sp. FeAm09 genome, one interval contains:
- a CDS encoding YitT family protein — MVWTLSKKTLQRESLNTVLIVLGVFSAAMGLKGFLLSSHFIDGGVTGVSMLLSHVLGIPLAVLILVINLPFIALAYRQIGIMFAIKSTLTIAGLSLCLAFVQFPDITPDKLLTAVFGGFFIGAGIGLAIRGGAVLDGTEIAALLISKNSHLLKVGDVILLLNLLIFAAAAFYLGIESALYSVLTYLSASKTVDFLIHGIEEYTAVVIVSEKSDEIREAIVRVLNRGVTVYKGRGGKTGKEMHILNCVVTRLEIGSVKNVATEIDESAFILVHPLSDVVGGIIKKPALH; from the coding sequence ATGGTCTGGACCCTATCCAAGAAAACACTGCAGCGGGAATCCCTGAATACCGTCCTGATCGTGTTGGGCGTCTTTTCGGCCGCCATGGGGCTGAAGGGCTTTCTGCTCTCCAGCCATTTCATCGACGGCGGCGTGACCGGCGTATCCATGCTGCTCTCCCATGTGCTGGGCATCCCCCTGGCCGTCCTGATCCTGGTCATCAACCTCCCCTTTATCGCCCTCGCCTACCGGCAGATAGGCATCATGTTCGCCATAAAGAGCACCCTGACCATCGCCGGCCTCTCCCTCTGCCTGGCCTTCGTCCAGTTCCCGGACATCACGCCGGACAAACTCCTCACGGCGGTCTTCGGCGGTTTCTTCATCGGCGCCGGCATCGGCCTCGCCATCCGGGGCGGGGCGGTGCTGGACGGCACGGAGATCGCGGCGCTCCTCATCAGCAAGAACAGCCATCTGCTGAAGGTCGGCGACGTCATCCTGCTCCTGAACCTCCTGATCTTCGCCGCCGCCGCCTTCTACCTCGGCATCGAATCGGCCCTCTATTCGGTCCTCACCTACCTGTCGGCGTCGAAAACCGTCGATTTCCTCATCCACGGCATCGAGGAATACACGGCGGTGGTCATCGTTTCGGAGAAGAGCGACGAGATCCGCGAAGCGATCGTACGGGTCCTGAACCGGGGGGTAACGGTGTATAAGGGGCGGGGGGGCAAAACCGGCAAGGAGATGCACATCCTCAACTGCGTCGTCACCCGCCTGGAGATCGGCAGCGTCAAGAATGTGGCCACGGAGATCGACGAATCGGCGTTCATCCTGGTCCACCCGCTGTCGGATGTCGTGGGCGGCATCATCAAAAAGCCGGCATTGCATTAA
- a CDS encoding (deoxy)nucleoside triphosphate pyrophosphohydrolase, with amino-acid sequence MKANPVKPHIHVACAIIEHDGRTLAAQRSETMNMPLKWEFPGGKLEAGETPEACLVREVREELAIGINVGRALPVATHAYETFTVTLYPFVCTPGDGTMTLHEHRAVAWLEPEQMLALDWAEADRPIIAGYLATRGLGAGEGMHP; translated from the coding sequence ATGAAAGCGAATCCCGTGAAACCCCATATCCACGTAGCCTGCGCCATTATCGAACATGACGGCAGGACCCTGGCCGCCCAGCGGAGCGAAACCATGAACATGCCCCTCAAATGGGAATTCCCCGGCGGGAAGCTGGAGGCGGGCGAGACGCCCGAGGCATGCCTTGTCCGGGAGGTGCGGGAGGAGTTGGCCATCGGCATCAACGTCGGCCGGGCGCTCCCGGTCGCGACCCATGCCTACGAGACCTTCACGGTCACCCTCTATCCCTTTGTCTGTACCCCCGGAGACGGCACCATGACCCTGCATGAGCACCGGGCCGTGGCCTGGCTGGAACCGGAGCAGATGCTCGCCCTGGACTGGGCCGAGGCCGACCGGCCGATCATCGCCGGCTATCTGGCGACCAGGGGCCTCGGGGCCGGAGAGGGTATGCATCCATGA
- a CDS encoding DMT family transporter has translation MTSRPQPAMGWVYFILILTTFFWGGSFLFTKIGLREIPPQLFVLMRFGLATLIMLFVSGRRLANLNRQILWRGAVVGTTLGLTNISFVFGVQGTSISRAGILNNLFVLFIPFIVKIVWGERIGRINLAGTILASAGIWLLATGGSAGFNRGDLISTFCALMIACQVVTVSKLLRDDDVYLVSLVQFATAALMAGCVTLLLPLPPVTLHRSALLSVAYCAVFPTVFCFTLQNAYQRYVTATRAGLIYTLDPVWSLVAGFFVLGERLSAREWLGCGIIFVAVVIPLGVRYLMERRLVKRYVATGNGVSGLT, from the coding sequence ATGACCTCCCGTCCACAGCCCGCCATGGGGTGGGTCTATTTCATACTGATCCTGACCACCTTCTTCTGGGGGGGCAGCTTCCTCTTCACCAAGATCGGCCTGCGCGAGATCCCGCCCCAGCTCTTCGTCCTGATGCGCTTCGGCCTGGCGACCCTGATCATGCTGTTCGTCTCCGGCCGGCGGCTCGCAAACCTCAACCGGCAGATCCTGTGGCGCGGCGCCGTGGTCGGCACCACCCTGGGGCTGACCAATATCAGCTTTGTCTTCGGCGTCCAGGGGACCAGCATCTCCCGGGCCGGCATCCTCAACAACCTGTTTGTCCTATTCATTCCCTTCATCGTCAAGATCGTCTGGGGCGAGAGGATCGGCCGGATCAACCTGGCCGGCACCATCCTGGCCTCGGCCGGGATCTGGCTTTTGGCTACCGGCGGCAGCGCGGGGTTCAACCGGGGCGACCTGATCTCCACCTTCTGCGCCCTCATGATCGCCTGCCAGGTCGTCACCGTCTCCAAGCTGCTGAGGGACGACGACGTCTACCTGGTCTCGCTGGTGCAGTTCGCCACTGCGGCGCTGATGGCCGGATGCGTCACCCTGCTGCTCCCGCTGCCCCCCGTGACGCTGCACCGCTCCGCCCTCCTGTCGGTGGCCTATTGTGCCGTTTTTCCCACCGTGTTCTGCTTCACCCTCCAGAACGCCTACCAGCGTTACGTCACCGCCACCCGGGCCGGGCTCATCTACACCCTCGACCCGGTCTGGAGCCTGGTCGCCGGCTTCTTTGTCCTGGGCGAGCGCCTTTCCGCCCGGGAATGGCTCGGCTGCGGGATCATCTTCGTCGCGGTCGTCATCCCCCTGGGCGTCCGCTACCTGATGGAGCGGCGGTTGGTGAAACGGTATGTGGCAACAGGGAATGGGGTTTCCGGGCTGACGTGA
- a CDS encoding MBL fold metallo-hydrolase — protein sequence MASGNHLPFRYCEPACFGGLLDDPLIFLRIRPLGRALLFDCGQVAHLAKRVVKPIAAVFISHAHMDHIMGLPTLVRHHHASPRPLDVFGPPGMAERVQHLLGGYDWNLAEPTWFTLRCHEVHADRVLHYRFPGPDRFMGVYDGAEPRTGPEIWSCRYVSVEAELLDHKLPVLAFRANERPHFSVDPARLEAQGLVAGEWLRDLKTRVWKGESRHPVLVIRRDEKGCREEPADDPAALYEAIRARERTASLGYVTDVGWTGENVAAMERFLGGLTLLCAECTFLEADVHKARASYHLTTGDLNRLTGRLAPRYLLPLHLSKSYLRRTVDLYHELQPPRGTEILRLPRHIVPAPVGVADVAGWLRPPGGRDDGTT from the coding sequence ATGGCCAGCGGCAACCATCTGCCATTTCGCTACTGTGAACCGGCCTGCTTCGGCGGCCTGCTGGACGACCCGCTCATCTTCCTGCGCATCCGTCCCCTGGGCAGGGCTCTGCTCTTCGACTGCGGCCAGGTCGCCCACCTGGCCAAACGGGTCGTCAAGCCCATCGCGGCGGTCTTCATCAGCCACGCCCACATGGATCACATCATGGGGCTCCCCACCCTGGTGCGCCACCACCACGCCTCCCCCCGTCCCCTGGACGTCTTCGGCCCCCCCGGCATGGCCGAACGGGTCCAGCATCTCCTGGGGGGGTACGACTGGAACCTGGCCGAGCCCACCTGGTTCACCCTGCGGTGCCACGAGGTCCACGCCGACCGCGTCCTCCACTACCGTTTTCCCGGCCCCGACCGGTTCATGGGCGTCTATGACGGCGCGGAGCCCCGTACCGGCCCGGAGATTTGGTCGTGCCGCTACGTATCTGTCGAGGCCGAGCTGCTGGATCACAAACTGCCGGTGCTGGCTTTCCGGGCCAACGAGCGCCCGCATTTTTCCGTCGATCCCGCCAGGCTGGAGGCTCAGGGGCTGGTAGCCGGGGAGTGGCTGCGGGACTTGAAGACCAGGGTGTGGAAGGGGGAGAGCCGGCACCCGGTTCTGGTCATCCGGCGGGACGAAAAAGGGTGCCGGGAGGAACCGGCCGACGACCCGGCGGCGCTGTACGAAGCCATCCGCGCCCGGGAAAGGACCGCCTCCCTGGGGTACGTCACCGATGTGGGCTGGACCGGGGAAAACGTGGCCGCCATGGAGCGCTTCCTGGGAGGCCTGACCCTGCTCTGCGCCGAATGCACCTTCCTGGAGGCGGATGTGCACAAGGCCCGGGCCTCCTACCACCTCACCACCGGCGACCTGAACCGCCTGACCGGCCGCCTGGCGCCACGCTACCTCCTCCCCCTGCACCTCTCCAAGAGCTACCTGCGCCGCACCGTGGACCTGTACCACGAACTGCAACCGCCCCGAGGCACCGAGATCCTGCGGCTCCCGAGGCACATCGTCCCCGCGCCGGTGGGGGTTGCCGACGTGGCCGGCTGGCTGCG